The Scleropages formosus chromosome 21, fSclFor1.1, whole genome shotgun sequence DNA segment AAAGGCAAACCTTTTATGTAGGTGTTCATCTCCAACAGCATCGCTGTCCTGTCTTTTTGTCCCCTCAGATCAGGAACCGTGTGTCTAGATGTCATCAACCAGACATGGACAGCCCTGTACGGTGAGTTGGCTGAAAGTTAGGCCAGTTATTCAGAAGGCTTGTTGATGAGAGAGAGCCTGGGGTTGAAAACTTGTGCCCTTAGCAAAGAGCCATAATCCTCTTACTTTCCATCACTGCTAACAAGGTAATTCCTTGCACAGTCAAGGTCATTGAGAGGCCTTGCAGCATGTCCGTAGCTTGCTCTTTCAGCAGTGATTAACAATGCacagctggtgctgctgctgcagatgtCACTGTAGTGCTGTTAGTGTCACTTGTGCCATTCCCCCCCCCTTACCACATAGGAAACCAATAGTTTGTAAAAGAAACTAAGGGAGAAAACTTTGGAATACTGATTGTATTTGTAAATAAGgattaatttataaaaatgtatgaggCCATTCATGGGATAAGCGCATTTATTTCGCACACAGTGCCAAGGAAAAACTTGTAGTAATGTTCTAACATCAGTGAGTGGAATGactacaaaagaaaatgtgttgcCTGTTGGAATGGCTTAGACCAGGAGGGCAAAACTCCAATTGTGTATGAGGGAATTCTTCCTTATTTCATCACATAGCATCATCCAGTTcccatttgttctttttcttttattttaaccacaagttacatttaaatgtataattttgcaTCTCTTAGTACTGTTTTTGGGCTTTGGTGAAACATAAGTATGGATCTATctttttttcaggaatgtaCAGAATTAGGGTTATTACAGGCTCACAGTGGTCTGGAAGGTGGACATACACCCAAAGTGAGATACCAAGCCATagcagagcaatcacacacacagttaaaaagactcttaagggcaatttagatttgtcagttcacctgaaacatgttagGTTAACTCTTAATAGATTACTGTTAAAAGATAAAACTCTTGAGCAACACACCAACactggaattgctccagtaggaactacccagctatgtaaatgggagaaataattttaagagTATTTCTAACCTTAGATCAGTCACTTTGTAAAATGGTCAGTTAAAGAAGTAACTGAGTAAATAAACAGTTTGGTCAGGGGAGTGCCATGTAATGAAAACCACCAGATGCAGATCTCTTCAGGAATGGAGTCTGACACTCTTGATTTAGTACTCCAACGCACAGCTGACATTCATAGGAAAATTTAATGGCCCTTGTCATCTGtatttattgatttcttttatGTCTCTGATTCCTACTGCAGATCTTACCAATATCTTTGAGTCGTTCCTGCCACAGTTGTTGGCATACCCTAATCCAATCGATCCCCTGAATGGGGACGCAGCTGCTATGTACCTCCACCGACCAGAGGAGTACAAACAGAAAATCAAAGGTCAGCATTGCTTGAGTCTCTCTGCAAATTATGACAATGGCAAAATCCTCTTTCTCTGCATGTACCCTAAAATTCCAGTCAGTTGCCTGGCATCTAGCAGTGCACCAAGTTGTCCCTGCTGCTCACAGGCATTGTATTTGATCTTGCAGTGATCATTTGAAGTGTTCATCTTGGGGCTGTGCCATTGCTTAACCTGTACTCTTCTCtccccccgcgccccccccatCCTGCTACAGAATACATCCAGAAATATGCAACAGAGGAGGCACTGAAGGAACAGGAGGAGGGCGCAGGGGACTCCTCATCTGAGAGCTCCATGTCAGATTTTTCGGAAGATGAGGCACAGGACATGGAATTGTAGTAAAATGGGGCTCCCTTAGACAAGAGACTATATGATTACCTAACCATGACAAGCAGACTATGatattcatatttaaacaaGGCAATTTTTTATGACTAAAACAAGGATTTTTATGGATATGGCGTTGGTGTGTAACTCACCCTGTAGGTGTTCCTCATTTCTCATTGCTCCGGCCGAGGCTCATCTGCGTTCCTGCATTCCGCTGTGGTAGTGCCTCGTTGCCCGACTGCATGCTGTTCGCTGTCTTCAAGTCCACCCTAACTCACCGGCGGCTGAACTCTAGAGCAAGACGGGGACCTCTGGTTGGGGAGGCCGCGGGCAATGCTAGAGCCTCTCAGTGACCAATATgcggaggagaaaaaaatacatcaggGCTGTGACGTTGTGAAGTTCTCTTCAGTTAAACTCTCGCTTTtattagaaaatgtattttttatttggaaatatTCAAATTTGATTGGATATAGAGCCAG contains these protein-coding regions:
- the LOC108920986 gene encoding ubiquitin-conjugating enzyme E2 H gives rise to the protein MSSPSPGKRRMDTDVVKLIESKHEVTILSGLNEFVVKFYGPQGTPYEGGVWKVRVDLPDKYPFKSPSIGFMNKIFHPNIDEASGTVCLDVINQTWTALYDLTNIFESFLPQLLAYPNPIDPLNGDAAAMYLHRPEEYKQKIKEYIQKYATEEALKEQEEGAGDSSSESSMSDFSEDEAQDMEL